From a single Brassica napus cultivar Da-Ae chromosome C9, Da-Ae, whole genome shotgun sequence genomic region:
- the LOC125593457 gene encoding uncharacterized mitochondrial protein AtMg00810-like — protein sequence MKQPAGFVDQEHPHHVWKLNKAIYGLKQAPRAWFDKFSTFLIDFGFCCSKSDPSLFVYKTETDIIILLLYVDDMVITGNSSESLDHLLKQLNSEFRMTDMGKLHYFLGIQVQTHDKGLFLCQQKYAEDLLAVARMKDCEPIPTPLPHQLNRVEDKSELFSHPTYFRSLAGKLQYLTLTRPDIQFAVNYVC from the coding sequence ATGAAGCAACCTGCTGGTTTTGTTGATCAAGAGCATCCTCATCATGTGTGGAAATTGAACAAAGCGATCTACGGCTTGAAGCAAGCTCCGAGGGCGTGGTTCGACAAGTTCAGCACCTTCCTGATTGACTTTGGTTTTTGCTGCTCCAAGTCTGATCCATCCCTGTTTGTTTACAAAACGGAAACAGACATTATTATTCTTCTACTATATGTAGACGACATGGTGATCACAGGAAACAGCTCAGAGAGTCTTGATCATCTACTTAAGCAACTCAACAGCGAGTTCAGAATGACTGATATGGGAAAGCTACACTACTTTTTGGGAATTCAAGTTCAGACACATGATAAAGGGTTGTTCTTATGTCAGCAAAAGTATGCAGAAGACTTACTTGCAGTCGCAAGGATGAAAGACTGTGAACCAATTCCTACGCCTTTGCCACATCAACTGAATCGAGTTGAAGACAAGTCTGAACTGTTCTCTCATCCTACCTACTTCAGAAGTCTTGCTGGCAAGCTCCAGTATCTGACTCTGACGCGTCCAGACATTCAATTTGCTGTGAATTATGTCTGTTAG
- the LOC106429090 gene encoding polygalacturonase 1 beta-like protein 2 → MNIIEAAFFLCFISSSNVHFAGATKQTAGNITPSENPFTPKASLIRYWNKRINGGSPPPSFFLSKASPLTTVDSTRFATLASRHALDTRLYDFCTAAKLFCFPELAAHSVTEKHGDDVGFSVYSDKNFTNYGSDRLAGADTFKNYSGGDNIGVDSFRRYSRDSAGHDDGFSNYAGEVNVADQSFTTYATGSTGGAGDFTNYHTNANQPNGRFTSYSDEANGRSQSFTTYSENANSGAQTFTSYSKNGNGAPNGFSGYGSGSNVVKSGFSGYGETANGANDTFTSYGGDGNLPVNDFKKYGERGNGAVYGFKSYRDQSNIGADSFSSYAKDSHNEKVNFVNYGKSFNLGSDDFTGYGQGNDGGNVSFKTYGQGPSFKAYTKDGVVFARYFNNASSSGKKVNKWTEPGKFFRESMLREGTLMQMPDIKDKMPKRTFLPRTIVSKLSFSSSKTGEVWRIFGAGENSSMAGIISSAISECERPPSYGETKRCVGSAEDMIDFATSVLGHGVVVRTTENVVGSKKKIVIGKVKGINGGDLTRAVSCHQSLYPYLLYYCHSVPKVRVYEADLLDPESSEKINHGIAICHIDTSAWSASHVAFLALGSGPGRIEVCHWIFENDMTWTTVD, encoded by the exons ATGAACATCATTGAAGCAGCTTTCTTCCTCTGCTTCATTTCATCTTCTAAT GTGCATTTCGCCGGAGCTACTAAACAAACCGCCGGCAACATCACGCCGTCAGAGAACCCATTCACACCCAAAGCCTCACTGATACGTTACTGGAACAAACGCATCAACGGCGGCTCACCACCACCTTCTTTTTTCCTCTCTAAGGCGTCCCCATTAACGACCGTAGACTCCACGCGCTTCGCCACACTCGCATCACGCCACGCGCTCGACACTCGCCTCTATGATTTCTGCACCGCCGCGAAGCTCTTCTGTTTCCCTGAGCTCGCCGCTCACTCCGTAACCGAGAAGCACGGCGATGACGTCGGGTTCTCCGTTTACAGCGACAAAAACTTCACCAACTACGGCTCCGACCGTCTCGCCGGAGCCGACACGTTTAAAAATTACTCCGGCGGGGACAATATCGGCGTCGACTCTTTCCGTCGTTATAGCCGAGATTCCGCCGGACACGACGATGGGTTTTCGAATTACGCCGGAGAAGTCAACGTCGCTGATCAGAGCTTCACCACTTACGCCACCGGATCCACCGGCGGCGCCGGCGACTTCACGAACTACCACACGAACGCAAACCAACCCAACGGGAGATTCACTTCCTACTCCGACGAAGCAAACGGCCGGTCACAATCCTTCACGACGTACTCCGAGAACGCAAACTCCGGCGCTCAGACGTTCACCAGCTACAGCAAAAACGGCAACGGAGCTCCGAACGGGTTCTCGGGTTACGGATCCGGGTCAAACGTGGTAAAATCTGGTTTCTCCGGGTACGGGGAGACCGCAAACGGAGCTAACGACACGTTCACAAGCTACGGCGGCGACGGGAATCTCCCGGTGAACGATTTTAAAAAGTACGGCGAAAGAGGAAACGGCGCCGTTTACGGGTTTAAGAGCTACAGAGACCAGTCCAACATCGGAGCTGACTCTTTCTCTTCCTACGCCAAAGATTCGCACAACGAGAAGGTCAATTTCGTAAATTACGGAAAATCATTCAACTTGGGCTCCGATGACTTCACAGGCTACGGCCAAGGCAACGACGGAGGTAACGTCAGCTTCAAAACCTACGGTCAAGGTCCGAGTTTCAAAGCGTACACAAAAGACGGCGTCGTTTTCGCGAGGTACTTTAATAACGCGAGCTCCAGTGGCAAAAAGGTAAATAAATGGACAGAGCCGGGTAAATTCTTCAGGGAGTCTATGTTAAGAGAAGGGACTTTGATGCAAATGCCAGATATTAAGGATAAAATGCCTAAAAGGACGTTTTTACCCCGAACCATAGTTTCAAAATTATCGTTTTCATCTTCTAAGACCGGCGAGGTATGGAGAATCTTCGGCGCCGGCGAGAACTCGTCGATGGCGGGGATAATCTCGTCGGCGATTTCCGAATGCGAGAGACCGCCAAGCTACGGCGAGACGAAGCGGTGCGTGGGATCAGCGGAGGACATGATCGATTTCGCCACGTCAGTGCTTGGACACGGCGTTGTGGTGAGGACGACGGAGAATGTGGTCGGGTCGAAGAAAAAAATCGTGATCGGGAAAGTCAAAGGAATCAACGGTGGAGATTTAACTAGAGCGGTTTCATGTCATCAGAGTTTGTACCCGTATCTACTGTATTATTGTCATTCGGTACCTAAGGTGCGGGTCTATGAAGCGGATCTTCTTGACCCGGAGAGTTCAGAGAAGATTAACCATGGTATTGCCATTTGTCATATTGACACGTCAGCGTGGAGTGCAAGTCATGTAGCGTTTTTGGCTCTAGGGTCTGGTCCGGGTAGGATTGAAGTTTGTCATTGGATCTTTGAGAATGATATGACGTGGACTACTGTTGATTAA